In Pleuronectes platessa chromosome 5, fPlePla1.1, whole genome shotgun sequence, a single genomic region encodes these proteins:
- the LOC128440288 gene encoding gap junction delta-2 protein, with product MGEWTILERLLEAAVQQHSTMIGRILLTVVVIFRILIVAIVGETVYEDEQTMFICNTLQPGCNQACYDKAFPISHIRYWVFQIILVCTPSLCFITYSVHQSAKQKDRRYSFLYPIMERDYGGRDGARKLRNINGILVQHGGDGGGGKEEPDCMEVKEIPNVPRGLTHGKSSKVRREGISRFYIIQVVFRNALEIGFLAGQYFLYGFSVPGIFECDRYPCLKEVECYVSRPTEKTVFLVFMFAVSGICVVLNLAELNHLGWRKIKAAIRGVQARRKSICEIRKKDMAHLSQPPNLGRTQSSESAYV from the exons ATGGGAGAGTGGACCATCCTAGAGCGCCTCCTGGAGGCTGCAGTGCAGCAGCACTCGACTATGATCGGAAG GATCCTCCTGACAGTGGTGGTGATCTTCCGTATCCTCATCGTGGCCATCGTTGGTGAGACGGTGTACGAGGACGAGCAGACCATGTTCATCTGCAACACTCTCCAGCCCGGCTGCAACCAGGCCTGCTACGACAAAGCCTTCCCTATTTCCCACATTCGTTACTGGGTCTTCCAGATCATACTGGTGTGCACGCCCAGCCTCTGCTTCATCACCTACTCCGTCCATCAGTCGGCCAAGCAGAAAGACCGGCGCTATTCCTTTCTCTATCCCATCATGGAAAGGGACTACGGGGGAAGGGACGGGGCGCGAAAGCTTCGCAACATTAATGGAATTCTAGTTCAGCATGGCGGCGATGgcggaggagggaaggaagaacCTGACTGCATGGAGGTGAAGGAGATTCCCAATGTCCCGCGGGGCCTGACCCATGGGAAGAGCTCCAAGGTTCGCCGAGAGGGGATCTCCCGCTTTTACATCATTCAGGTGGTGTTCAGAAACGCGCTAGAGATCGGCTTCTTGGCGGGCCAGTATTTCCTCTATGGCTTCAGCGTGCCAGGGATTTTCGAGTGCGACCGCTATCCATGTCTCAAGGAGGTGGAGTGCTATGTGTCCCGGCCCACGGAGAAAACTGTTTTCCTGGTGTTCATGTTTGCGGTGAGTGGCATCTGCGTGGTGCTCAACCTGGCTGAGCTCAACCATCTGGGCTGGCGCAAGATCAAGGCGGCCATCAGGGGCGTCCAGGCCCGTAGGAAGTCTATCTGCGAAATCAGGAAGAAGGACATGGCCCATTTGTCCCAGCCACCCAACCTGGGTCGCACACAGTCCAGCGAATCAGCCTACGTGTGA